The following proteins are encoded in a genomic region of Rhodoferax aquaticus:
- a CDS encoding M66 family metalloprotease, with translation MRLQSASTTTGARHLVGWSALALVASLTACGGGGGQSGSSPSSGTAPATPAAVPATPAAVPAAPTAVPAAPTAVPATPTAVPATPTPVPVPPASVPVPVSAARIATVELAQSLLFPSGDSALVLVAGKDALVKVNVTTTNTAQPIPDGTLRVETQAGVLVRTIALTKPTSTLPASVPTVPSFTNAYTAVVPANLVTAGLRLTASIPDGASTVTINPRVGAGVTMDLVAVPVKIGDTVGQVVANASSFLLARMPFANINFQTRATYTSTSVTTLPATGAEWSTAYNKILGEISTLRFLDNTGNKTYYYGFVPKRTWGLAGLGERPGNAAIGFDMPDSEGSVLKTMAHELGHNLGVQHAPCGGPANPDPNYPYANAALGAGTRFIWGYNSATKTFVDPRKVTLSDIMSYCNGDTFSDYNYRKIQTYLTPADAFVKTAAASVNAAGPQELLLISGMVSSGKVDMRPVKTLKGEAQLPDDGPYTLRLGTSAGVVEYRFAMQELDHDSSTQLFGFTVPNPGTLLSITILKDGVTLMQRGGVATAQKSVASYVMAADKTGVQWTEQGRTATLRWDNASTPYLTVVHVGAQRTTLAQDLTGGSATVNLPANVPAGGSFEFILSDGLNSHRVTVAR, from the coding sequence ATGCGTTTACAGTCAGCTAGCACAACAACAGGCGCTCGTCATCTCGTTGGGTGGTCCGCACTTGCCTTGGTTGCATCGCTTACCGCCTGCGGAGGGGGCGGCGGCCAATCAGGCAGCAGCCCTAGCAGCGGTACTGCGCCAGCAACTCCTGCCGCAGTACCAGCAACTCCTGCCGCAGTACCAGCAGCTCCTACCGCAGTACCAGCAGCTCCAACCGCAGTACCAGCAACTCCTACCGCAGTACCAGCAACTCCTACCCCGGTGCCGGTGCCTCCTGCCTCAGTACCGGTACCAGTCTCGGCCGCACGTATCGCCACCGTCGAATTGGCCCAATCCCTGTTGTTTCCCAGTGGGGATAGTGCTTTGGTGCTGGTGGCGGGCAAAGACGCTTTGGTCAAAGTCAATGTGACCACCACCAACACCGCGCAGCCTATCCCTGACGGGACGCTGCGCGTGGAGACCCAAGCGGGCGTTTTGGTGCGAACGATCGCTTTGACAAAGCCAACGTCCACCCTGCCTGCCTCAGTGCCAACAGTGCCCAGTTTCACCAATGCCTATACGGCAGTGGTGCCTGCGAATCTGGTGACCGCTGGATTGCGTTTAACGGCCAGCATTCCCGATGGCGCGAGCACGGTCACGATCAACCCGCGTGTGGGCGCCGGGGTGACCATGGATCTGGTGGCAGTGCCGGTGAAGATTGGCGATACGGTAGGGCAAGTCGTGGCTAACGCTTCCAGTTTTTTGCTGGCCCGAATGCCGTTTGCCAACATCAATTTCCAGACGCGCGCTACCTATACCTCTACCAGCGTAACTACCTTGCCCGCCACGGGCGCAGAGTGGAGTACTGCATATAACAAAATCTTGGGTGAAATCAGTACCCTGCGTTTTCTAGACAACACAGGCAACAAAACCTACTACTACGGCTTTGTACCCAAGCGCACCTGGGGTTTGGCTGGTTTAGGTGAACGCCCCGGCAATGCCGCCATCGGCTTTGACATGCCAGACAGTGAAGGGTCCGTGTTAAAAACTATGGCGCATGAACTGGGTCACAACCTCGGCGTGCAGCATGCGCCCTGCGGGGGGCCCGCCAATCCTGATCCAAACTATCCGTATGCCAATGCCGCTCTAGGTGCGGGGACCCGCTTTATCTGGGGCTACAACAGCGCGACCAAGACTTTTGTCGACCCGCGTAAAGTCACTTTGAGCGACATCATGAGCTACTGTAACGGTGACACGTTTTCGGACTACAACTATCGCAAGATTCAAACCTATTTGACGCCTGCGGACGCTTTCGTCAAAACAGCTGCGGCGTCTGTCAACGCAGCGGGCCCGCAAGAGTTGTTGCTCATCAGTGGCATGGTTTCTAGTGGCAAGGTAGATATGCGCCCGGTCAAAACTCTCAAGGGCGAGGCGCAGTTGCCTGATGACGGCCCCTACACCCTGCGCCTAGGCACAAGCGCTGGCGTTGTGGAATACCGCTTTGCCATGCAAGAGCTAGATCACGACAGCAGCACACAGCTGTTTGGCTTCACTGTGCCCAACCCTGGCACATTGCTGAGCATCACCATCTTGAAAGACGGTGTGACCTTGATGCAACGCGGTGGTGTGGCGACAGCGCAAAAATCCGTGGCTTCTTACGTCATGGCGGCTGACAAGACCGGCGTGCAATGGACTGAGCAAGGCCGCACCGCAACTCTGCGTTGGGACAACGCTAGCACGCCTTATCTGACGGTAGTGCATGTGGGTGCGCAGCGTACAACCTTGGCCCAAGACCTCACAGGCGGCTCTGCCACCGTGAACCTGCCGGCCAATGTGCCTGCAGGTGGTAGCTTTGAGTTCATCCTCTCAGACGGCCTGAACTCTCACCGCGTGACGGTCGCGCGCTAG
- a CDS encoding M66 family metalloprotease → MVASLTACGGGGGQSGSSPSSGTAPATPAAVPAAPTAVPATPTPVPVPPAPVPVPVSAARIATVELAQSLLFPSGDSALVLVAGKDALVKVNVTTTNTAQPIPDGTLRVETQAGVLVRTIALTKPTSTLPASVPTVPSFTNAYTAVVPANLVTAGLRLTASIPDGASTVTINPRVGAGVTMDLVAVPVKIGDTVGQVVANPSGFLLARMPFANINFQTRATYTSTSVTTLPTTDADWYTAFTKIANEIIALRLLDNTGKKTYYYGFAPKRSWGFAGLGQIPGNVAVGFDMPSSDWAVLTIMAHELGHNLGLPHAPCAAGNPDPNYPYANGALGAGNRFIWGYNSATKTFVDPTVPNRSDVMGYCNGDTFSDYNYRKIQTYLTPADAFVKTAAASVTAAGPQELLLISGMVSSGKVDMRPVKTLKGEAQLPDDGPYTLRLGTSAGVVEYRFAMQELDHDSSTQLFGFTVPNPGTLLSITILKDGVTLMQRGGVATAQKSVASYVMAADKTSVQWTEQGRTATLRWDNASTPYLTVVHVGAQRTTLAQDLTGGSATVNLPANVPAGGSFEFILSDGLNSHRVTVAR, encoded by the coding sequence TTGGTTGCATCGCTTACCGCCTGCGGAGGGGGCGGCGGCCAATCAGGCAGCAGCCCTAGCAGCGGTACTGCGCCAGCAACTCCTGCCGCAGTACCAGCAGCTCCTACCGCAGTACCAGCAACTCCTACCCCGGTGCCGGTGCCTCCTGCCCCAGTACCGGTACCAGTCTCGGCCGCACGTATCGCCACCGTCGAATTGGCCCAATCCCTGTTGTTTCCCAGTGGGGATAGTGCTTTGGTGCTGGTGGCGGGCAAAGACGCTTTGGTCAAAGTCAATGTGACCACCACCAACACCGCGCAGCCTATCCCTGACGGGACGCTGCGCGTGGAGACCCAAGCGGGCGTTTTGGTGCGAACGATCGCTTTGACAAAGCCAACGTCCACCCTGCCTGCCTCAGTGCCAACAGTGCCCAGTTTCACCAATGCCTATACGGCAGTGGTGCCTGCGAATCTGGTGACCGCTGGATTGCGTTTAACGGCCAGCATTCCCGATGGCGCGAGCACGGTCACGATCAACCCGCGTGTGGGCGCCGGGGTGACCATGGATCTGGTGGCAGTGCCGGTGAAGATTGGCGATACGGTAGGGCAAGTGGTGGCTAACCCTTCCGGTTTTTTGTTGGCCCGAATGCCGTTTGCCAACATCAATTTCCAGACGCGCGCTACCTATACCTCTACCAGCGTAACTACCTTGCCTACTACCGATGCTGACTGGTATACGGCGTTTACCAAAATCGCGAACGAGATCATTGCCCTGCGGTTGCTGGACAACACGGGCAAGAAGACCTACTACTACGGTTTTGCGCCCAAGCGCAGTTGGGGCTTTGCCGGTTTAGGTCAAATCCCTGGCAATGTCGCCGTTGGCTTTGATATGCCAAGCAGCGACTGGGCCGTGTTAACAATCATGGCGCATGAACTGGGTCACAACCTCGGCCTTCCTCATGCGCCTTGTGCTGCCGGTAATCCTGATCCAAACTATCCTTATGCCAATGGCGCGTTGGGTGCGGGGAACCGCTTTATCTGGGGCTACAACAGCGCGACCAAGACTTTTGTGGACCCGACTGTTCCCAATAGAAGCGATGTAATGGGCTACTGTAACGGTGACACGTTTTCGGACTACAACTACCGCAAGATCCAAACCTATTTGACGCCTGCGGACGCTTTCGTCAAAACAGCTGCGGCGTCTGTCACCGCAGCGGGCCCGCAAGAGTTGTTGCTCATCAGTGGCATGGTTTCTAGTGGCAAGGTAGATATGCGCCCAGTGAAAACTCTCAAGGGCGAGGCGCAGTTGCCTGATGACGGCCCCTACACCCTGCGCCTAGGCACAAGCGCTGGCGTTGTGGAATACCGCTTTGCCATGCAAGAGCTAGATCACGACAGCAGCACACAGCTGTTTGGCTTCACTGTGCCCAACCCTGGCACATTGCTGAGCATCACCATCTTGAAAGACGGTGTGACCTTGATGCAACGCGGTGGTGTGGCGACAGCGCAAAAATCCGTGGCTTCTTACGTCATGGCGGCTGACAAGACCAGCGTGCAATGGACTGAGCAAGGCCGCACCGCAACTCTGCGTTGGGACAACGCTAGCACGCCTTATCTGACGGTAGTGCATGTGGGTGCGCAGCGTACAACCTTGGCCCAAGACCTCACAGGCGGCTCTGCCACCGTGAACCTGCCGGCCAATGTGCCTGCAGGTGGTAGCTTTGAGTTCATCCTCTCAGACGGCCTGAACTCTCACCGCGTGACGGTCGCGCGCTAG